CCCTGTCTGGGTCGCCTTTGTTCTGCTTGGCATCTCAGTTCTAAACAGTCAAGCTAAAATTGGTAAGTGCAAGTCTCTATTAAGAGCTTCTAAGTTCTTGTTAATGTGtctttcttcagaaaaaaacaggaaatacttgttttaattatgttttattttattttctttcctagTCCTAACTGTACCTCAGCAAGTGAGCCTTTCAGCCAACTTTTTCAGTCAACAACTAACTATTTCCTGGTTTGGAGGAGAGGCCACGACCTTTGACCTTATCATTTTGAGAACCGAATTCAATGAAACTGTCTTTTATGTAAGGatatttctttcttcaaattcatGAACCAAAAcctattttttaaacttaaacataATCGATTATTTGTAGACTTCTAGTCAAGAAGTCTAGATGTAAATGAActtgacaaaacaaaagctacataaaatacacagaacttatttttatttccttgatGAATTAGAACCTAACTTTGTCATTGTTGAGTATAAAATCTAagcatttaattatatttgtgTCTAACTGTCTCAACTTGTGTACAAACTACAGGAAAATATCCTGAAATTTTCAGTTTAGAAAAATAGGAAATCTTTatatggaatttttttttagaacgcATGagcaatatttaaacatttgcttAAATTTCAGCTTGAGCTGCAACAATTGCCTGGAATCACACACCATTTCCAGGATGTCGTCTCATTCACtctgctttctgtgttttttgtagaACACAGTCCCAGCAGTAATGAACCAGGATGGTGGTCGGCACCAATGGACCTGGACTTCTGTTGAACCTCTGGAGTGCACATCATTATCAGTCAAAATCCGCTCAAGAGATGGAATAACAAAAAGTGAATGGAGTGAACCTCAGATCCTGAAAGGTCAgttggaaatgtatttttctcaaatataatttCTCATTGGAGAACCTTTAGACTGCTTTCTTATCTGGTTGTTTAGTTTTACCATAAATGTGGCAACAACTCAATCCTGTCTTTTGTCCTAATCCGTTATTGTCATTTCTTCATCTCTTCTTCTTTGCAGGAAGGGATCTCCCGAGCAACAGCGTTCAACAGGTGTATCCTCAAGACAAAGTCGTGCCTGTAGGGGGCAACACAACTTTCTGTTGTATTGTGGAGGAGGGAAACGAGTTTAGAGACTTTCTCTACGGCTCGATAAAAATGAACGTGAAACGTTTGAGTCGACGAAGTTATGTCACCACCGCTGTTAACCAGAACTTATCTGGACCAACTGGAACAAATGTTTTGTGTCGTTTAAAGAACAAGCTGAATGGATCAGTCATCTTTGTCGGATGTAAGTTGTGTGGGTGAATGGTTGATTAATCTTGTTGCATAAATAGTTCGAAAATGGGATTATTTGGAAGCTTTGAGCATGATGGGAAGTGGATCTTAAATTTATGCTATAGTTTGTTAAATCTGTCCATCTTTGGTGGAAAGTTGTGGGATACGTAGCTGTTCACACTCAATGACACAACTTGTAAAGAGTCCTAAAAATGAATCGTTTTCTGCAAGGGCATAATCTCacacttaaaaattaaaaacagtctaAACTGTAATTTGATTTACTAAGTGGCGAGAAATCCTATTTTCTTGGactgaatatataaatatgacatGAGACACAGGATCATTTCTCTTATCTACtctaaaaaatggaaaaaacagaacGTGCACTATGTACAGTACATGGCATAAACAATAGACAGAGATATGTATTCAACTATCTAATCATGGTAATGCTTGTTGGCGACGTAATTGACTGGCATTAAAACATAGAGCAAGTGTGAAGCTGAGAGTGGGTAAAGGTCGTTGAAAAGACAGGATCAAAAACGTCAATTTCCTGGTTTGGTTTTAACCTCCCATGGTTCTGGTGCGACGCTCAGCGCAGCGATGTCACCGTCGGCTGGGTGGAGATGGAGTTGTTCCCGTCAACTTGTCAGTTCTTGAAATCACacgcaaataaaaaaactcgTAAAAGCACAGGCCAGGTTAGTGCGACCCCATCTCTTAAGACTGTGGGAAGGTTGAACAGTCAGACCACTAGCAGAAAAACGTAATCTGCAAATGTGTGGGGTGGACGAAATGCAAGCTTTTACTACCTTAAAACAAAGCATGTGCTTTAATACCAGCAATGCCAATCAATGTAGCTGACTGCAAGTTCCAGtcaaaactgggaaaaaaagcagGATTCGGTGCAGACATTAAGAATCTCATTTTAAGGGAGACCTGGGAATAATGGCCAgcagcataaaacaaaacattgacaaaCATATACAAATAGCATCCACAAAAAAGACCTAAAAAATgtacacatactgtacatgcatGCATTTCACTCAATTagtatgtgatttttttgttttactcatttcaagttttataccaaaaacatgtaatgaaatgtttattgttaCTGCCACCATATGAATCGTATTCCATATCGCACATCCATGATGCTATCCAATAAAAGTAGATCAGTGTTAATCTTCATAAATCTGGAAACGCCTACGaaaatttttttctctaaatgttctttttaatgtGAGTGTGtcactgcaacaaaaacaattgaTTTCATGGATTTCTTTTTATGCACCTTTGATAGATCCCCCAGTATTTATGGAGATTTCATATAtctgtctgattttgtttttataagaaACCTTTACCGTGGTCCTAATGATGCTTGCATAATAATAATGGTTATGATGGTTGTAATACAGCATCTCCATTTTTAATGCTGTCCCATTTCCAGATCCACCTCTACCCACCAACTTTGAGTGCATAACTAATGACTTGACCTCAGCTGTGTGTTACTGGGATGGAGGACGAGTCACCAACCTGTATGCCAAGAGGAAAACAAGCTACTCCATAAATAAGAGGTACGTAGTCAACCTAGCAAAGTAAATACTTGCAAAAAGATTTCCACTTGGCCATAAACTACTGCATAGCACAGCTGCACAAACTTAGAGGACGAAACTTTCACCATTTACCAAATGGAAACTTAACCAGTGGCAAAATTCCACATAATTCCTGAACAACGTGGCAAGAATAATTTGGAGAGCATTGCTTCAGCCTTTATAAAGCAGCCTATgcttaaattacataaatatgtgAATCACACAATCGATCATAATCTACAAAACAATCTGAAGGATGAGATATTAACCCCTTTATAGAGTAATGGTTATAATTGTACTTAAAAGaaggaatttttattttcttagaatGAGTGTTTGCAAAGgtggattaaaaaaatcaagatgaaaaatctgcatttgtCTGAAATGTATATAAGAAAAATTAAGTCTAATGTCAGCAAGTAAGGATTTAAATGGGTGAACATTTACCAGCTACTGATTTGGAAAAGATTAAACATCAATTTACAGATTACTTATCAGTTCACAGATAGCAGCCATTAAGAGCTCTGCAGCTGCCTGTCTGTCAGAAACAGGATAGTTATAATTTTTAGGCATAATTCAGGGTTTTAACTTGACATAATCTGTTGAGAAACATTCTTTAGCTCGAAGATTTTCTTATTCAGATGCATTCTTATCTGCacttgcattaaaaaaaagggcTACTGAGAacacaataaaaagtaaaataaaaaacagtccAATTGTGAacgtaataaataaatgtattgagCAATCTATAAATCTAACTAAAAAtcacatgcagaaaaaaacaaggaaatgtgtaatctgtgtttttactttaagGGTTACATTTCTAAAATGGGAAAATCATCCAGTTCTATTGGATATGAgcagatttattattttgtcacaatatGTAGTATTCATTTTGAGGGTCCGGTGGACCACTAGAGTGCTCTGCTCACACCCAGACTACAGGATGTAAAGGTTTATAGATGTGCGTGTTTGGACCTTTTTGGCACTGTTGTTCTAAGATGGAGTTGAATGAACGAGAGGATTCAACTTAGCTCCTGTGTCGTCTCCATTATTCTTACGCAGGGGCAAGAAAAGTGacaataataaacattacaGAAACCATCTGTCGtcttttctgtaattttctcCATGGAATCAACATCGAAAACAGCTTAAAGAGCAAAACAATTTAGACTCTAGCATCAGTTTTTTGCAAAAGGCATTAATGCTGACTGATTGATACATCAATATGTCAGTAAgtcggggcgtgctgtggtggtgcagggggttagcacgccccacatttggaggccttagtcctcgacgcggacgtcacGGGTTCAACTctcggtcccgacgacctttgtcgcatgtcttcccacctctcctcgccctctttcctgtctgcctactgtcacaaaaaatacgagccgctagcgccgcaaaaactcttcggaggaaaaataaaaaatatgtcaataaGTCATTAATGATGATTTCCaggcagtgttttttttttttattctgtcactTACCGTCTGAGATAATACAGTAATTCTGAGCTGTTAATAGTTGAATGTtctccaaaaaatatttttctctagagagaaacaacagaaaaagagagataaaAGCTATAAAGCACTTAGGCTAAGTAACAACTTATGTCTGACTAATGGTGGGTTGGCTCTCATCCAGACATTTTGCAGAAATCTTTTGAAAGATGGCCAAAACGTCCTTTATTTTTGATCTACCACATCGCTGCTTAAGTCTTTGCTTATTTTGCTTTCTGAACTGCTTATGGAGAACCTGTAGATAAATAcacagtgctttaaaaaaacaaaaacaacacccaaaaaacaaaaagattatttcattacatttttggcCCATGGACCAGATCAGTGTTTTAATCTGGAACCTCTGGATCTTAAACCACATTTGGTTTAGACGTGTAAACAAAGCATTCTGTCTGCTATTTTGCTAATGAATATttgcaaacaaactaaaatgagAATCCCGCCCAGGTCTCATAAGTTTAAGTGTTATGAATTTTGAAATGGTGTACAAGTTGGTTTGGATGCCAAAAAAGTAAATCccaaataaattgttttgtgaatGTTACAAAAGATTTCTAAAAGTCTGGTGaaataatagatttttaaaaatctataggAAACTTGTCTGATCTGCTTTTAATCAAATACTGTTATTGTTGCGTCATTATCTCTGTAGGGACTGTCCTGACGGGAAGTGTGTGCTGCCTGAGTGGGACGGTAACTGGACTCTCTTGGCAGTTAATCCCCTAGGCCAGTACAGTCTGACTTACTCAGCTGAACTTCTTCACAGAGGTAGGTGACCAGACCTTACTCTTCACCAGTGCGTCTAGTATACACTTTTGTTGATCTAGTTCCCGCAATAAGATTGGTGAAGACAGAATctgtatttttcataaaaactttTGCTACTCATCAGCTCATGTATTGTCTCACTGTTGCCCACAGTGGTGCCAGTAGCACCAGTTAACCTGAGTGCCACTGACGATGCCTGGAATACCACTGTGAATTGGCATTGGCCATACAGTAGCTATAACACCCTGGCTCTTCTCTGCCAGGTACAACTGGCCAGCCACAATATATTGGTAAGTTATTtcgaaaagttttttttttaaatccaaaacttgaaaatctaattttttagGGTTTAAACCCTGAAATATGTCCAGATTTCCTCTATTaagttttaaattacatttagttGCATCAATAATTTTGTTGTTCGTTTATTCTAAGAAAGGCAACAGGACAAAACTGAAAGCTTAACCCTTTACTGGGGAAaccttaacatattttaaaacttttaaatcaaaatattatcCTACCAGCTTCAttgttgtggaaaaatattttgcatatatTCAGTCTTTATCAGGGACCACAATTATTGTAATGAAAAACATGGGAGGGAAACCCCATGTAGTGCACTAGAAATTCTCAAACAGatctttattaattttaaatcttattGCACAAACAGCTTGATGCCATCTGTATGAGACCATATTTGGTGgctttgtgatgtttttataatgAAAGCACTTTGGAAtgcctttttgctgaaatgtgctgtacaaatataCTTGACTTGACTTattctttccttcctctctaAACCATAAATGGTCTGATGCCAGTCATCTAGGCATGGAGTCTGCGTCCACTAAATgcaaaatctgaataaatgcTCATCACTCATAAAGTGGATTTGCATGCCCAACATTACTTTTATCTCTAAATTGTTCAAAACAATTGGAagtgtttaatgttttcctGCCAAAGCATCAGTACGATTTGAACTATTGATTTTCCCTGAAATGctcattgcaaaaatatttatggttAATGTTATCTTGGTGCACTTGAGTGGCAGTGGGCAAGATGGTAGGGTTCTGAGCTAGCTTAAGTTCATAAATAGGAAAcctcattaaaattatttttcttgagtaataaaatgtagttttgatcatcttatttttttttgtatttcctgtAGCTTAGAAATTTCTCAGGTGTGGGTCTCCAGTCTGTTTTCCTGCCTCACCTCCACCCTAACACCAAATACAGAGTTCAAATCCAATGTGGATCCCTGAATCACTTTTTAAAGTGGGGCAACTGGAGCaaagaatttaatttcacaACCAAATCATATGGTAAGAGTTTTAATTTTCATTGGTGTTTGCGAATGAATGTTATCGTAAGGGAAGGTACCCGGTTTGATTgtagtttatgtatttatttaagggTTTTTATAAAGACATAATGACCATTATTGTTATTACAGGGTTCTGttccattcatttgtttttggcagaaatttcaGTTTCAGGTATAGTGtaattatttaccttttttcttcttctgtgtttagTTCCTGAAGCCCCCGATGTGTGGATGTTTGTGAACAGAGACAACTCTGTGCGGGTTATGTGGAAGGTGATGtcttttcttcaaaatctttcttttttcttgttagaATATGCAGCATTTACATCTAGGTAACAAGCATTACCCCGACTCTCTACAATAGTTTTCTTTCACATAAAGAAGTTTCTTATTTTCAGACTTCAACATGAAAATaatctttcttcattttgttctcgttttttttttagcctctGACGCAATGGCAGAGCCACGGTGTGCTCACAGGATACGAAGTTACTCTCTGGAGCcttgaagaaaatgaaaaccaaaccaATAATTTATCTCCAAAAGATAACTCTTTGAACCTCACGGATTGGGCTTCAATCACTGCTGATAAGAAAGCCATTGCATCAGTGAAGGCAAACAATGTAAAGGGGATGTCTCAACCTTCCAGCATAATGTTAGGTTTAATAGGTATGTGTGGAGAGAGGGTGAATTTGTGGGATGTTTCAccagaatctaactctcttgtcttttctgtgtctgattaaattgtctttaataggtatttagacctgacactTGTGTTTTGTGGACCGTGAAAACAAAGGGATGAGATCAATACCACATACAGGAAAAGAAGAGATGTCTACTGCTTTACTAAAAGCTATACTTCTCATTTTCAGATGACAAGTGCGCTCCTTTGGCTCAGACCATTTATACCAGCAGTGGTTTCCCTTTGAGCTGGCAGCACAGTGACAACAGTACAGGCGGTTATTTGGTTGAGTGGTGTGAAGCTGTGTGCACGTCAGACTGCGCTGTGGACTGGATCAGACTGGACGCTGGAAGCACTCATGTCTCCATTAAAGATTCTATCGGTATTCAGACTTATGAATGACTCTTCTAAGTCAAATTTAAATGccgttaagatttttttttgtttgtttgctgtaaatttagggtaaaatatttcagattttattgtataatatgGTGCACAATGTATAATAttgaatgtatatatatatatatatatttttggtcaTCAGTTAAATTCCAGCCAGGTGTGAGATACAACTTTTCCCTCTATGAGAGCCCATCAGTTTCCCCTGTACTAATACGGCGCTGGCAAGGATATATTCAGGAGCTGCGTAAGGATTGTGCAATATCCAGAAAATGAAATCTACTTTGGTGATTTTATGTACTGTTCTGTTTCATTTACATCTGTCTGCTGTGACCTCTGCAGCCCCGTCTATTTCTGTCAATCTGGAGATCAATCAGCAGGACTGTGACGTTGTTCTTAGCTGGGAGGAGATTCCACTGGCTGGCAGAAGAGGCTTCCTCCTAGGCTACAAAGTTTACAGAGTCAATAACTTCTCCAATTTCACACTACTTGGTAAATTCACCAGTTTACTGCCACAGTAAAGTGTTTCATAAAGGGGAAAAAtctataaaacatttcttttctctctttctcttgttatttttgccatttaatTCAACAAATAAGATGGTGCGTGAAAATGGTAATTTCACTCAATAACATATTGGttgcttccttttcttttctgcatcTTTTCCAACCTGACATTTTTGTAGACGATCTGAGCCCTGAAATGAGGACGTACACTGTGAAGGATCTCTCTACCAGCACCTACAAATTCACTGTGAAGGCTTACACATCTGCAGGCGAGGATACAGGCGGCACTGCTGCCATCACGCTGAAGCAATGTGGTGTGTGAATTACGAATAAAATtcagctaatttattttatgttcagaTAAGATAAACAtatgtgaatgtgttttttttttttttttttactgaaaatatgcTTTGATGTAGTCCAATTATAATGTGTGCCCTCATCAGAAAATCTTTATTCTTTGTGACCAGTTTcgtgtttggttttttgttttgtttttttcctaacaGCGGATGGACTGATTCTGGAGATTTTGACTTCTTTGGGAATTGTGACTCTACTACTGACCACTGTTAGTTGCTTTTGCTACAAGAAAAGAAGATGGTAAGAATGTTTGGATAGTTCTTTGTGTTCTTGAAAAGAATGTATTGACTGTGAAAATCTACATTTCTTAGTATCTTAATATGTTCTACACTGTTAAATCTATGACCATAAATATCACACAGTGTAACAAgtgatatttatttgtttcagggTAAAAAAGGCTTTCTACCCGGACATCCCTGAGCCCAAGCTGCCTGGTGATTGGTCGAGAACACAGGTACAGTACCACCTTAAAGGAGTCCAACTCTTCTGTACTCACATCTACAAATGACCAATCACCATCCATGTTAAAGTGACCCTGTAGTCTCTAATTTGTGCCTTTCAGGGACCTATGGACGTGAAGCCGTTTCCCCACAGCATGGTCCACATCATAGAAAAACCCGAGTGGGATTTTAGTAAGGACACTCTCGTTATCATTCCTGAGGAAGAGGATTATGAGGGAGAGGGAATTGGAGATGAGCCGGTAGACACAGATGAGCCTCAGCTGTTGCGTTACTACAACCAGGTGGTGGACGAGCGCCCCATTAGGCCGCGGTTTCCAGACTCCTCAGTTTCATCCTCGTCTTCTGTAGATTCAGCCAACACTGATGTGACGTACACAGGTATCCAGACATCCCACTCTTCTTTGGTCTTCCCTTCAGACTCTCAGGGATTCTCTGAGGGCTTCCAACCACACAGTGGCCTCTCTTTAAGCAGCAGGAATAAAGGAGAGGGTTACCACCCACAGATGCACTCTGTAACCCTGGGTGGAAACCTAGCTTCTCCTGAGCCCATTGTGGAGCCTCACGCTGTTGGTTCTGAAGGCTACAAGCCCCAGAACTCCTGGCTTTTAGACTCTCCCACTGAGGGAGATGAAAATAGCCCGGCCCCCTCGCTGGGTTCACCCACCTCTGTAGCTTCTACTCAGTTCCTCCTTCCTGACAGAGAAAGACATGAAGAAAAGAGACAACAACCATCATCAGCAGCAAACTGGTTCACCAACCTGCTGTCATCTGCAAAACCGTGACATCATCTCATTTTGGCTGTTAGGTGAACCCTTTTCGTTTCTGCCACCATTGTCTCATATCTACATGCAAGGAAGAATCCTCTCACTGTAGCACTGCATTTTCAAAACTTGCATCTTGACTGAGTTAATGCCGTTCAAGGTgactttactaaaaaaaaattcaacaaatatacaagttttttttcccctcttttctttttggtgggatatacattaaaatgtacatgaaaaaatgtattttgtcaaCAGATATCTACAGATTTGCAGTTGTCTCTGCTCATACGGTGGTTAATGCCCCCCTGGAAAGCCTGAaagttgttaaattattttaaaagcttacTTGTGCGAAATGCTGTGATGGTCAATCATCTTGCATTTGCAGGTTAGTTTTTGTTATGTAAAATCTAGAGTCCTCTAAAAAAAACTAGGACAAAAATAAGTTTCTCTGAGAGCACTAAAAAAATAGAAGTCTTAAACACTAGAAACGTGTGATTAATGCAGTGTTTAGAGTTCTATTTGTGCATATATAAATTCTAAGTTGACAAAAAGCTTGTATACGCAGTTTTTTAAAGTCTGGTGTTTATTGCGAACACAATACAACAGGCTTATTTTCGCTCaacatttaatacatttctaaaaatgtaactaattaaaatattaaatgaagtGTACTTGTACAGCGCTTTATCAACTCCAGAAGAACCCAAAGCGCTTAACActacattcacacactgatggtggcaagctactaCACTGTAGCCGCTGCTGCCCTgtggcagtctgacagaagcaaAGCTGTCGTCTTTTCTGCTGTCAACTGATGAGTTACTGAAAGACAATGTCAAGTCactttaacaagaaaaaaaatagtactAAAGTAGCTTCcattttttatagattttttttaaaaattactgttCTGACAGATGCACTCATAAAGAAGTGGTGCTTTCTAATGAAGTCTGGACATGTGTGGGGGGTTGAACCTTTCGGATATACACTACAATAagctaaaatattataaatttgTATCATTTATTGCTCAAACTGTTACTATTgagaattttgttttgtcttc
The genomic region above belongs to Xiphophorus maculatus strain JP 163 A chromosome 12, X_maculatus-5.0-male, whole genome shotgun sequence and contains:
- the LOC102224986 gene encoding leukemia inhibitory factor receptor-like isoform X2, whose amino-acid sequence is MPRLLNILTSKPNCGPVWVAFVLLGISVLNSQAKIVLTVPQQVSLSANFFSQQLTISWFGGEATTFDLIILRTEFNETVFYNTVPAVMNQDGGRHQWTWTSVEPLECTSLSVKIRSRDGITKSEWSEPQILKGRDLPSNSVQQVYPQDKVVPVGGNTTFCCIVEEGNEFRDFLYGSIKMNVKRLSRRSYVTTAVNQNLSGPTGTNVLCRLKNKLNGSVIFVGYPPLPTNFECITNDLTSAVCYWDGGRVTNLYAKRKTSYSINKRDCPDGKCVLPEWDGNWTLLAVNPLGQYSLTYSAELLHRVVPVAPVNLSATDDAWNTTVNWHWPYSSYNTLALLCQVQLASHNILLRNFSGVGLQSVFLPHLHPNTKYRVQIQCGSLNHFLKWGNWSKEFNFTTKSYVPEAPDVWMFVNRDNSVRVMWKPLTQWQSHGVLTGYEVTLWSLEENENQTNNLSPKDNSLNLTDWASITADKKAIASVKANNVKGMSQPSSIMLGLIDDKCAPLAQTIYTSSGFPLSWQHSDNSTGGYLVEWCEAVCTSDCAVDWIRLDAGSTHVSIKDSIVKFQPGVRYNFSLYESPSVSPVLIRRWQGYIQELPPSISVNLEINQQDCDVVLSWEEIPLAGRRGFLLGYKVYRVNNFSNFTLLDDLSPEMRTYTVKDLSTSTYKFTVKAYTSAGEDTGGTAAITLKQCADGLILEILTSLGIVTLLLTTVSCFCYKKRRWVKKAFYPDIPEPKLPGDWSRTQGPMDVKPFPHSMVHIIEKPEWDFSKDTLVIIPEEEDYEGEGIGDEPVDTDEPQLLRYYNQVVDERPIRPRFPDSSVSSSSSVDSANTDVTYTGIQTSHSSLVFPSDSQGFSEGFQPHSGLSLSSRNKGEGYHPQMHSVTLGGNLASPEPIVEPHAVGSEGYKPQNSWLLDSPTEGDENSPAPSLGSPTSVASTQFLLPDRERHEEKRQQPSSAANWFTNLLSSAKP
- the LOC102224986 gene encoding leukemia inhibitory factor receptor-like isoform X1 yields the protein MPRLLNILTSKPNCGPVWVAFVLLGISVLNSQAKIVLTVPQQVSLSANFFSQQLTISWFGGEATTFDLIILRTEFNETVFYNTVPAVMNQDGGRHQWTWTSVEPLECTSLSVKIRSRDGITKSEWSEPQILKGRDLPSNSVQQVYPQDKVVPVGGNTTFCCIVEEGNEFRDFLYGSIKMNVKRLSRRSYVTTAVNQNLSGPTGTNVLCRLKNKLNGSVIFVGYPPLPTNFECITNDLTSAVCYWDGGRVTNLYAKRKTSYSINKRDCPDGKCVLPEWDGNWTLLAVNPLGQYSLTYSAELLHRVVPVAPVNLSATDDAWNTTVNWHWPYSSYNTLALLCQVQLASHNILLRNFSGVGLQSVFLPHLHPNTKYRVQIQCGSLNHFLKWGNWSKEFNFTTKSYVPEAPDVWMFVNRDNSVRVMWKPLTQWQSHGVLTGYEVTLWSLEENENQTNNLSPKDNSLNLTDWASITADKKAIASVKANNVKGMSQPSSIMLGLIDDKCAPLAQTIYTSSGFPLSWQHSDNSTGGYLVEWCEAVCTSDCAVDWIRLDAGSTHVSIKDSIVKFQPGVRYNFSLYESPSVSPVLIRRWQGYIQELPPSISVNLEINQQDCDVVLSWEEIPLAGRRGFLLGYKVYRVNNFSNFTLLDDLSPEMRTYTVKDLSTSTYKFTVKAYTSAGEDTGGTAAITLKQCADGLILEILTSLGIVTLLLTTVSCFCYKKRRWVKKAFYPDIPEPKLPGDWSRTQSLICAFQGPMDVKPFPHSMVHIIEKPEWDFSKDTLVIIPEEEDYEGEGIGDEPVDTDEPQLLRYYNQVVDERPIRPRFPDSSVSSSSSVDSANTDVTYTGIQTSHSSLVFPSDSQGFSEGFQPHSGLSLSSRNKGEGYHPQMHSVTLGGNLASPEPIVEPHAVGSEGYKPQNSWLLDSPTEGDENSPAPSLGSPTSVASTQFLLPDRERHEEKRQQPSSAANWFTNLLSSAKP
- the LOC102224986 gene encoding leukemia inhibitory factor receptor-like isoform X3, whose product is MPRLLNILTSKPNCGPVWVAFVLLGISVLNSQAKIVLTVPQQVSLSANFFSQQLTISWFGGEATTFDLIILRTEFNETVFYNTVPAVMNQDGGRHQWTWTSVEPLECTSLSVKIRSRDGITKSEWSEPQILKGRDLPSNSVQQVYPQDKVVPVGGNTTFCCIVEEGNEFRDFLYGSIKMNVKRLSRRSYVTTAVNQNLSGPTGTNVLCRLKNKLNGSVIFVGYPPLPTNFECITNDLTSAVCYWDGGRVTNLYAKRKTSYSINKRDCPDGKCVLPEWDGNWTLLAVNPLGQYSLTYSAELLHRVVPVAPVNLSATDDAWNTTVNWHWPYSSYNTLALLCQVQLASHNILLRNFSGVGLQSVFLPHLHPNTKYRVQIQCGSLNHFLKWGNWSKEFNFTTKSYVPEAPDVWMFVNRDNSVRVMWKPLTQWQSHGVLTGYEVTLWSLEENENQTNNLSPKDNSLNLTDWASITADKKAIASVKANNVKGMSQPSSIMLGLIDDKCAPLAQTIYTSSGFPLSWQHSDNSTGGYLVEWCEAVCTSDCAVDWIRLDAGSTHVSIKDSIAPSISVNLEINQQDCDVVLSWEEIPLAGRRGFLLGYKVYRVNNFSNFTLLDDLSPEMRTYTVKDLSTSTYKFTVKAYTSAGEDTGGTAAITLKQCADGLILEILTSLGIVTLLLTTVSCFCYKKRRWVKKAFYPDIPEPKLPGDWSRTQSLICAFQGPMDVKPFPHSMVHIIEKPEWDFSKDTLVIIPEEEDYEGEGIGDEPVDTDEPQLLRYYNQVVDERPIRPRFPDSSVSSSSSVDSANTDVTYTGIQTSHSSLVFPSDSQGFSEGFQPHSGLSLSSRNKGEGYHPQMHSVTLGGNLASPEPIVEPHAVGSEGYKPQNSWLLDSPTEGDENSPAPSLGSPTSVASTQFLLPDRERHEEKRQQPSSAANWFTNLLSSAKP